GAACCCTCAATGTTCCCTCGTGCCGCTAGTCTGAACCCGTACTCAGTTTCAAGCGTCGCAGTCGTCGTCTCCATGCCAGATCAATCTGTCCGTTCTGTTCGTTGCCCAGTGGGAGCGTCGCTGATGCTATCCCTGGTGTCCAAAAACATCATCCATGCGATCTGCGGTGGCAATCAATCGTGCGGCACCTGTCGGGTAACGATCGAGGGTTCCGCGATATCAAGGTTGCCCGAAATAACGAAATCTGAGAGGCGTTTGCTTCGCGCATTACCTGACAGTGGTCCGTTCGACCGCTTGTCGTGCCAACTGAACGTGGCTCCTGAACACGAGGGCATGCACATCACGATTCCTTGCGGAATGTTCGATCAAATTGTTACTTCGGAGTAAAGCGCCGTGAATCACCACGAAAATCCGCTTGAAGCAGTTGGGAAAAATTATGATGCAGACCAGATGATGGTGGTGCGCGAAAAAACCCGTGAAGCTGTCAGAGCGATCGCCTCAGCGATAAAGCCTGGAATGATTGAGGAAGAGACGACCGAGATGGCGAAAGACATCTTGAGCGATCTAGGTTTGCTCCGAGGCTGGCACGACGTCTGTATTCGGTTCGGGGAAAATACCGTGACCATGACCACTGCTCCTCTCAACCCAAAGATGGTACTTGGTGAAGACGATATCTTCCTTGTTGATATCGGGCCCTGCTGGAAGCACTGGGAAGGCGATGGCGGGGACACATTCGTCACCGGTTTGAATGCCGACATGGCACGTTGTGCCGCAGACGTGAAAAACGTGTTCCATGATGTACGGCGCCACTGGTTAAGTACTCACGCGTCGGGTAAGGAACTTTATGACTTCGCAAAGAGTTGCGCGGCGCGACGAGGCTGGGAATTGAATATGGACTTGCCCGGTCACCGAATCGCCGATTTTCCACACAAGGTCATTTCGAACACCCCGTTATCAGCCATCGACTTCCACCCGTCGAAAGAACTCTGGGTTCTGGAGATCCATATCTGTGACAAAGATCGTCGCTTCGGTGCTTTCTTCGAAGACATGCTGCTCGACGATTCGCATTTCGAGTTGTAAGGCAGGCTCGCTAATTTAACCAGGTAGATCCAGGAGGAGAAGGCGATGAGTTTGTGTTCGCGCGCGTCCTTTACATTCAGGAAGATTGGCGTAGCTATCGTATTTGCTGGTGCAGCTCTGTCTGCGCGCGCCGACACGGTCCGAATCACCGTTTCACACTACAGCGATTCGACTGGCCCATATTTCCAAAAGATGGCGCAGGAGTTCGAAAAGGCTAATCCTGGAACAACGATTAAAGTCGAAAGTGTGAACTGGGATTCGCTGCAGCAAAAGTTACAAACGGACATCATGGGAAATGCCAACGCAGACCTCGCAATTATCGGTACTCGCTGGTTGCTGGACTTCGTGAAAGACGATGTGGCCGAGCCGCTTGACGGCTACATGGACGCAAGCTTTAAGGACCGATTTATTGGACAGATGTTGGTCCCAGGTCAAATCAACGGTAAGGTCTACGGACTGCCGAACGCAGCTGCGGCGCGTGCATTGTATTACAACAAGGATTTCATGACGAAAGTCGGATATCCCAACGGACCAAAGACCTGGAGCGACGTGATCAACGCATCGAAGAAGCTGAAAGCGCTGGGCGTGGCCGGCTTCGGTCTGCAAGGCAAGGAAATCGAAACAGACGTCTACTTTTACTACGCCCTCTGGAGTTTTGGAGGCGACGTTGTGGGCAAAGATGGTAAGGCTGCCTTTAATTCGGCTGCCGGTGTGCAAGCCGCGACGCTGTATAGGTCAATGATCGACGAAGGTTTAACAGAATCGGGCGTAACAGGTTACAACCGGGAAGACGTGCAGAACCTTTTCAAGCAGGGGCGGGTGGCGATGGTGATCTCGTTGCCCTTCCTCGCAAAGCAGATCGCAAAGGAAGCGCCCAATCTGAAGTTTGGTATCAATCCGATTCCGACGGGGACCACCCACGCTACCTATGCAACAACTGATTCGATCATGATGTTTAAGAACTCCAAGGTAAAAAAGACTGCTTGGAAATTTCTCGACTTTCTTTTTTCAAAGGACCCGCGCGTGGAGTTCACCAGGACAGAAGGTTTCCTGCCGACCACGAAGGCTGAAGCGGCGGATCCCGCGCTCAACGATCCCATTACGAAGTCGTTCAGCGCGTTGTTACCAAACGCACACTTCGCACCGACCGTAACCGGTTGGGAAGACACCGCGAAGGCGGTTTCAGATGCAATGCAGGCAATCTATCTAGGCCGGGCACAACCGGCTATGGCTTTGAACGTGGCAGCTGCAAAAGCAAACCAGGCATTGGGCAAATAGTTTGCACTGAGCGTCTGGTATCAAGAAGGCCACGCGTGCTGTCCGACGTCGGTCAGCACGCACGCACTGAACATAAGCCAAGGTTCGCGAGCCTGCCGCGAACTCGTCCCATGAAAGGAAGTTCGAATGTGTTCAGCTATATACAACCGATTCCGCGTGAGCCGTTTTGTCTTCCCGCGCTTTTCTGCGGCATGGTTACTAATAGCGCCGAGTCTGATTTTGACGGTAGCAATTATTGGTTATCCGGTCTTCAATCTCATGTATCAATCGTTGCACGATATCTCGCGATTTGGCGCGATACGGGGCTTCGTTGGGCTCGGCAACTTTTCACAAGTCCTGGCAGACCGGGAATTTGTTGACGCACTGGAACGTACCGTCTACTGGACCGCTGGCGTCGTGGGCGGAACAATCTTTATTTCAGTGCCGGTCGCGCTGATTCTTAATCAAGATTTCTACGGACGCGGCCTCGCTCGCACCATCGTTATGTTGCCTTGGTCCATATCTTTGACCATGACCGCCGTTGTTTGGCGTTGGGCGTTTAACGATGATTATGGCATGGTTAATGTCACGCTGCATCGACTTGGTTTAATTGCAGGGCCAATCCATTGGCTAGCATCCGCAGGGCTTGCTTTCCCGGTGGAGATCTGCATTGGAATCTGGGCGTCCATTCCATTTACCGTGACTATTCTGCTCGGAGGCTTGTCATCAGTTCCGGGCGACATCTATGAGGCTGCGCGGATTGACGGCGCGAGCATCTGGCAGCAATTCCGACGATTGACGCTGCCTCTGATGAAGCCTTTCATCAACATGGCGATTTTGCTGAATGTGATCTACGTGTTCAACTCATTTCCGATTATCTGGATCATGACGCAAGGAGGGCCGGACAAAGGCACGCACATTCTCGTTACATATTTATACGAACTTGGGTTCCGCCTGGGCCGTCCAGGTCAGGCGGCAGCGGTTTCTCTCATCATGCTGGTAATACTGTTTCTGTTTGCAATGCTGTATCTACGTCTGCAGTCGTCGAAGGAAGCGGAGTCAATATGAACAGTGTAATAAGGCGTTCGCTATGGTCCTGGATTGCGTTGTTCCCGTTGATCGCGGGAGTGCTATTCCCGTTTGCGATCATGCTGTTCACGGCGCTCAAGCCGGCGAATGAGGTGTTCGTCTATCCTGCCCATTGGTTGCCGGTTCAGTGGCAATGGAGCAACTTCGCCGATATGTGGAACCGGGCAAACTTCGGGGTGGCACTGCGCAATAGCATGATGATCAGTTTGCTGTCTATGGCCCTTTCGTTGTTCGTCGCTCTGCCCGCAGCATACGCTTTGGTCCACTTCCGGTTCGGGGGTAAGGACGTGTATCGGAAATTTCTGC
Above is a window of Paraburkholderia sprentiae WSM5005 DNA encoding:
- a CDS encoding carbohydrate ABC transporter permease, coding for MCSAIYNRFRVSRFVFPRFSAAWLLIAPSLILTVAIIGYPVFNLMYQSLHDISRFGAIRGFVGLGNFSQVLADREFVDALERTVYWTAGVVGGTIFISVPVALILNQDFYGRGLARTIVMLPWSISLTMTAVVWRWAFNDDYGMVNVTLHRLGLIAGPIHWLASAGLAFPVEICIGIWASIPFTVTILLGGLSSVPGDIYEAARIDGASIWQQFRRLTLPLMKPFINMAILLNVIYVFNSFPIIWIMTQGGPDKGTHILVTYLYELGFRLGRPGQAAAVSLIMLVILFLFAMLYLRLQSSKEAESI
- a CDS encoding M24 family metallopeptidase; the protein is MNHHENPLEAVGKNYDADQMMVVREKTREAVRAIASAIKPGMIEEETTEMAKDILSDLGLLRGWHDVCIRFGENTVTMTTAPLNPKMVLGEDDIFLVDIGPCWKHWEGDGGDTFVTGLNADMARCAADVKNVFHDVRRHWLSTHASGKELYDFAKSCAARRGWELNMDLPGHRIADFPHKVISNTPLSAIDFHPSKELWVLEIHICDKDRRFGAFFEDMLLDDSHFEL
- a CDS encoding ABC transporter substrate-binding protein, which translates into the protein MSLCSRASFTFRKIGVAIVFAGAALSARADTVRITVSHYSDSTGPYFQKMAQEFEKANPGTTIKVESVNWDSLQQKLQTDIMGNANADLAIIGTRWLLDFVKDDVAEPLDGYMDASFKDRFIGQMLVPGQINGKVYGLPNAAAARALYYNKDFMTKVGYPNGPKTWSDVINASKKLKALGVAGFGLQGKEIETDVYFYYALWSFGGDVVGKDGKAAFNSAAGVQAATLYRSMIDEGLTESGVTGYNREDVQNLFKQGRVAMVISLPFLAKQIAKEAPNLKFGINPIPTGTTHATYATTDSIMMFKNSKVKKTAWKFLDFLFSKDPRVEFTRTEGFLPTTKAEAADPALNDPITKSFSALLPNAHFAPTVTGWEDTAKAVSDAMQAIYLGRAQPAMALNVAAAKANQALGK